One window of the Musa acuminata AAA Group cultivar baxijiao unplaced genomic scaffold, Cavendish_Baxijiao_AAA HiC_scaffold_1086, whole genome shotgun sequence genome contains the following:
- the LOC108951873 gene encoding LOW QUALITY PROTEIN: uncharacterized protein LOC108951873 (The sequence of the model RefSeq protein was modified relative to this genomic sequence to represent the inferred CDS: inserted 4 bases in 3 codons; substituted 3 bases at 3 genomic stop codons), whose translation MGRKRVRRGSLLCXHTRLPFSESVAGLPITSLRPEGFIARKXPGRXEAQRMXDAKPRTSLRSYWHTLLKKIEQTPLKTGVRYNKAISVHXSHGAVRGRYRSYCSQPASXVSKALQGIEVWMNRHQKT comes from the exons ATGGGTCGTAAGAGGGTTCGCCGCGGTTCATTGCTGTGCTGACACACTAGGCTACCCTTTTCCGAAAGCGTAGCGGGACTACCTATCACTAGTCTTCGGCCGGaggggtttattgcacgaa tgCCGGGACGCTAGGAAGCCCAACGAATGTAAGATGCAAAGCCCCGCACCTCATTAAGATCATATTGGCATACTCTCCTAAAAAAAATAGAGCAGACCCCATTGAAGACGGGAGTGAGGTACAACAAGGCCATTTCAGTCC CTTCTCACGGAGCCGTACGTGGACGTTACCGCTCATACTGCTCCCAGCCAGCAAG AGTTAGCAAAGCTCTACAAGGAATAGAAGTGTGGATGAATCGACATCAAAAAACATAG